The DNA window AGGAGATGTGTCAAGGTCAGAAGACACCTGAAATTTCACTTTCCCTGCATTCTGTTTTCCGTCTTGCTGTCGTTCTGCTGAACTTCTGGTTCTGTTATAGTACCGTTCTGCTACAGTACATGTTCTGCTACAGTACCGCTCTGTTACAGTACTGATTCTGCTACAGTACTGCTTCTGCTTCTGCTGCAGTTCATCTTCTGCTACAGTACTTGTTCTGCTACAGTACTGGTTAGATTAAAGGTGGGCTTTTTGGTTTATGGGCTTTCCATGTGAGTGAATGGAAATTTGGAAAGGTGTGTTTGTCCCACATTGGAAAAATGAAGTGGTATAGATAAGTTTATATTGTGTTACACTTTTATGGAGGTGTAACAATTATTGGTCAAGAGGCTCTCTCTCGCGCACACAGGCCCAGGTGAGTGCAAATCATGGGCCCGATTTGCAGTGGAAAAAGGCTTGACTTGTGTGAAAGCGTACGAGCGCGACCTGGGTGCGTCGAATGTCGGACCGATTAAGGCTAAAATCGCCTAGCAGTCTATGCcatcttttgttattttttttttgtttgagaCCTTTCACATGCCCTTGAGACCTTTCACATGGTTGGCTTTTGGTGTTTCATCTCCCCAACTGTTGGTGCTTCGTATGCCCAACCTTTGGTGCTTCATATGCCATCTTTATGGCAACCTTCGGCGTTTCGTGTGGCTTGTATAGGCATGTATAAATAGGAGATGTGCCAAGGTCAGAAGACACCTGGAATTTCACTTTCCCTGCATTCTGTTTTCCGTCTTGCTATCGTTCTGCTGAACTTCTGGTTCTGCTACAGTATCCATTCTGCTACAGTACCTGTTCTGCTACAGTACTGCTTCTGCTTCTGCTGAACTTCTGGTTCTGCTACAGTACATGTTCTGCTACAGTGCTGATTCTGCTACAGTACTGCTTCTGCTTCTGCTACAGTACTGGTTGGATTAAAGGTGGACTTTTAGGCTTATGGGCTTTCCATGTGAGTGAATGGAAATTTGGAAAGATGGGTTTGTCCCACATTAGAAAAATGAAGTGGTATAGATAAGTTTATATTGTGTTACACTTTATGGAGGTGTAACAATGATTGGTAAAGAGGCTCTATCTCGCGCACACAGGCGCAGAGGGGTGCAAATCATGGGCCCGATTTGCAGTGGAAAAAGGCTTGACTTGTGTGCAAGCGTACGAGCGCGACCTGGGTGCGTCGAATGTCGGACCGATCAAGGATAAAATCGCCTAGCAGTCTATGCcatcttttgttattttttgttGGTTGAAACCTTTCATATGCTCTTGAGACCTTTCACATGGTTGGCTTTTGGTGTTTCATCTCCCCAACTGTTGGTGCTTCGTATGCCCAACCTTTGGTGCTTCATATGTCATCTTTATGGCAACCTTTGGCCTTTCGTGTGGCTTGTATAGGCATGTATAAATAGGAGATGTGTCAAGGTCAGAAGACACCTGAAATTTCACTTTCCCTGCATTCTGTTTTCCGTCTTGCTGTCGTTCTGCTGAACTTCTGGTTCTGTTATAGTACCGTTCTGCTACAGTACATGTTCTGCTACAGTACCGCTCTGTTACAGTACTGATTCTGCTACAGTACTGCTTCTGCTTCTGCTGCAGTTCATCTTCTGCTACAGTACTTGTTCTGCTACAGTACTTGTTAGATTAAAGGTGGGCTTTTTGGTTTATGGGCTTTCCATGTGAGTGAATGGAAATTTGGAAAGGTGTGTTTGTCCCACATTGGAAAAATGAAGTGGTATAGATAAGTTTATATTGTGTTACACTTTTATGGAGGTGTAACAATTATTGGTCAAGAGGCTCTATCTCGCGCACACAGGCCCAGGTGAGTGCAAATCATGGGCCCGATTTGCAGTGGAAAAAGGCTTGACTTGTATGCAAGCGTACGAGCGCGACCTGGGTGCGTCGAATGTCGGACCGATCAAGGGTAAAATCGCCTAGTAGTCAATGCCATCTTTTGTTATCTTTTTTTTTGTTGAGACCTTTCACATGCCCTTGAGACCTTTCACATGATTGGCTTTTGGTGTTTCATCTTCCCAACTACTTTATGGCAACTTTTGGCCTTTCGTGTGGCTTGTATAGGCATGTATAAATAGGAGATGTGTCAAGGTCAGAAGACACCTGCAATTTCACTTTCCCTGCATTCTGTTTTCCGTCTTTCTGTCGTTCTGCTGAACTTCTGGTTCTGCTACAGTACCTGTTCTGCTACAGTACTGCTTCTTCTTGTTCTGCTTCTGCTCCGTTCACTGATAAAGTTCAGGTACTGATTTTGTTCGTTAACATAGTGCTTTGTGCTGTAACTCTGCTGGTTTGCCCattgtatcctgggaaacagacgtccgTTGAATCCTCGGAGCACATACCGGAGGGGGCAAATCTATTTTAAAGAAACTGTACAAGTTACAGGCCTCGGTTTGATTCATTTAAACCTTGTACTACTGTTTTGATTAACTACACTGGTTTGCTGGTTTTACACATAGCTATCTGTTCTGTTTTCCATATATTTTGAACATGATTCCAAAAGGCTAATTCTGGATTAGTTTCACATCGATCTCGGGGGATGGCTTATGCTGCCACATATTACTATATAAAACATAAGGTTTTCCCAAAATTACTTGCAGGTGAAGGAGTTAAAAGCCATCCAAACAAAAAATATGATAACATGTTTCTACATAATGAGTTCGAGCAGAACTATTAGTAAATGACGGCTGACATTAGAAGTCATCCAAATGACAGACCGgttattttttccaaaaatgaacatgaatcaCATGCTACTAAAGTAGGTGAGATGCAAGGCATTCTTCGAACTCTAACAAACATTTAGTCCAAATCCTTACGTACAAACGCATTGTCAAATCCTTTTACCTATTGAGTGTCTCTCAACAAGTTATTCATATTAAGCTAATTTACATAATATCATAGTAATTAACACCTTGGCACTTGTTGAGAACAGCTAGTATCTGGGGACAATATTGGCAAATGGGACATcaaaaaatgttttgaaatatttatcatACATTTCAATGAGATAAATTCAAAAGTAATATAAATTGAGAAGATAAAAACATTCATGATTTTGATGCGAAAAAAAATTCCAGTTTAGCACTGAGACGTATCTATGAACATCAGTTGTTACGGTCATAGATAATGTCAATAAACGAAGCAATGGTCAATATGACTTTGCTAAGTGCAAACATTGTTTGGCGTCAATCAGGCACATCAACTCTGTTAACACTATTACCAGAAAATATCTCTCTCCAAAAGCGAAGACTAGAAAAGGAAGAAATGAAGTCTTCCAAAAGAATTTAGAGAATATATATGACTATTTTTCTCCAAATTCATAACATGTAGCATTTGAAGTTAATTCTCTATTTCTCCTCAAATGAAATATTATCTTCTTAATTTTTCCAGGGCAGAATGAATGACAGATCAAAAAGGCTATGAATGACTGGTAAATCAGGTGAAATAAAATCATACACGCCAAAGCAACTCACACAACGTTTTCTGGCAGATCCTTTGTGGAAAAAAGTGGTGGAACCATCATCATCAAATCCTCATGATCGAAATCGAGTAAATCACCATTTCCTACAAATTGCAtgaagaaaaaatttaaaatactagcaAATCTAGTTCCCTGAAAGCTCAAAAACAAGAAAGAAGCCCTTACTGAATTGTGGTTCAGCTTCATCCCAATTCCTTTTTTTCCTTCGAGCATTATCAGCGTGCACAGCAAGAACATGCTGGTAATCCACCATACCTTCGGAGAACAGCAGGAAGATGGAATGAAATAACAGAGAAATGATTTTTGCAGCAATTGCTGAAAAAGAGGGTGATTGAAAACATGAGGAAAAACAGATCAGCCTAACCATTGAAGTGATACGCCTCAGACACTTGAGCAACGATATCAGCAAAAAGTGTTTCATGTGCTCCAGTCTGTGTTTGTACATCAACTTCAGAAGAATCTGGATGGGGTTCAGATTCAGGACGAACAATCGTTTGTGAAGTTTCAGATAATTTAGGAAAGGTATCATTCTGCTCAAGATTAACTACTGATGCATGTTCAGGAACTCCACCAGGGttgtttttatttatcaaaCTCTTACCTTtcttttttgaaattttcagtAAAAAATTATTGCAGGGCTGGAGTTCTCCAAAGGCTGGGTGTGAATATGGATCTTCCGGGCGAAAATATAGCTCCAACCTGTTTAACTTCTTGGTACAGACCTGAAAACATAGAGATTTAATTTGAATGCAACATGCTGAAATATAGGTATTTCAACATGTAACTGAACTACGATAGCTTAATGAAAGACTGAATGATGATTAAACCAATCCAATCAGCTGTGTCCTGAAAGTAACTATAATCATAAACTTTTTCGCTTACGAGGCCGAATGTATTACCAAATTCATTTTTGTACAAGCTTGCACTTTTATATTTAGTAGGTTATGAACGCAACCGCCATAAATTTACTTACAAAGAGAAATAATACAAAAGATGATTGATTCCAAATTATGGTCTTAACTTCTCCACGGTCCCATCTCTATGGCACATACTAAGATATCCTTCTCGAGTCTTGACAACACCATTATTCAAAACTATTCCATTAATATTTGTACATGGTTCTTCCCCTGTCTAGGATCAAAGCTGTGACTCTAAACATACCGGCTATGCTACAAGACTAGAATGCAGTTGATCAACATTTATTCACCTCACGATTCAAAGACAATCACTACATGTCTGAAATCACGGTATATGTTCATCTATAAGAAAATTTAAGATAGGGGAGGCACTAGTACTTGGTAGAACATGTGCACATAAAGGAAAGCTAGCACATTACCATTCCCACACACACATACTGATTTAGCATTATCAATCTATCTTCCAAATCCCAAGCACTATAAGATCACCAAcccaaataaaattaaataaatactcaaaaaatatataaacttGAGACAAACATACAGTGTGCAATAAAATACAATCTAATACGGATCACATCTCTAAAAACTCAATGATCACTTCAGCATTGAAATAGTCCAATAAGAAATTTAAAAGGTAGTATTGTTATCGCATAAATATTGTTATATGCACACCTTGAGAATGCCTTCAGTACCCCCCAAAGTCTCAACAGCGCGTTCGATGGAAGAAAGGTAACCCGGGTAGTGTACAGCAAACGCCTTGCTGCTGCTGGATAAATTACCCAATATTGTGCCGTCCTCGGTTATACCCATAGCTAAATAGATCAATGAAAAACCAACATAGGTGGTTAAATAAAGTAGTATGTAGTCATATTCGATAATCtccccacacacacacacaaaaaattGAAAGGAAAAATCTACAACTTTTGGTTTTCCAATTTTTCCATCAAACCAGGTAATTTCCTCTCACAGAACCATAACAACAAAAGTTATCTTCTTATTTTGTTGGCTAATAAATCTTAAGGCCTTAAAACAATGTCAAGATAGATTCTTTACCCGCTAGCTTGATCGCATGATTTGCCAAATAAGATTTGCCACTAATAAACAGAATTTACGCCCTATGATTTTCTTTATATTTATATTGCTTAGTGGGAACGATAGTAGTAAACAGGCTAACATACGAGCGTCAGAGGACCGTGGCAGCGACAGTGGAGTAGCTGGACAAAATCACCTAGGAGAACAGCGGAGGAGAGCATCAAAATATTGGGCCTAAGATAATTGGACTTATGAAATATGTGCAGCCCCAAAAGTATGAGTCACTCCTTTGGCCCACTTTAAAGGAATCACTTACAAACTAGTTTAGTTAAATAAACTACattgaacaaattttatctaaTAAATTCGTTTAAAAAGATGTTATTATAGATAATCAAATTTTTGATCGTTGATCAGATGTTAGTCTACTCTATCAACTTGAATACACGGATATGAAAGATTTTTACAAGTGGATTTAGACCTTATTCGATACATCAGCTGTGTAATAGTGGATACAcccaatttatatatttttataataataataattgt is part of the Primulina eburnea isolate SZY01 chromosome 1, ASM2296580v1, whole genome shotgun sequence genome and encodes:
- the LOC140834174 gene encoding uncharacterized protein, with protein sequence MGITEDGTILGNLSSSSKAFAVHYPGYLSSIERAVETLGGTEGILKVCTKKLNRLELYFRPEDPYSHPAFGELQPCNNFLLKISKKKGKSLINKNNPGGVPEHASVVNLEQNDTFPKLSETSQTIVRPESEPHPDSSEVDVQTQTGAHETLFADIVAQVSEAYHFNGMVDYQHVLAVHADNARRKKRNWDEAEPQFRNGDLLDFDHEDLMMMVPPLFSTKDLPENVVLKPCSDPSLKRK